A segment of the Rattus rattus isolate New Zealand chromosome 4, Rrattus_CSIRO_v1, whole genome shotgun sequence genome:
GAATTCTTGGCTCTTCATCTCAGTCTAGAGACAGAGTCTCCAGGTGGCACAAACAGCACGGGCTTGATGAAAATGCCTGATACATAGAATTAATGTtaaccaataaaatgaaatttatattgaAAAATGGTTCTAGTAGATGAATATTCTTTATGGTGGCTGGATAATTCATGTTTAACTAAGTTCGTTTACCCTTTGTAGTCCAGCTACGAAGGCAGATGGGAAGACCACCCTGGTGTCTGAGGACGAAGAGTAATGACAAATATAACCACGGATGTCTTAGTTTTCATTGCTGAAGTGAAATTCTTGACCAAGTAGAGAGTGATTTACTTAGGTTCAAGGTCTCAGAGGTCCATTGTTCTTGGGTTTATTAATTCAAGACCCCTGGTGAAGCAGAACCTAAATGCAGCAGGAGACACCCACTTCACAATGAGGAAAACCAGGATGTCCTCTAAAGCactggttcccaaccttcctaatgctgggaccctttaatactgttctttttccttttttttttttttttttttttttttttggagctggggaccgaacccagggccttgcacttcctaggcaagtgctctaccactgagctaaatccccaaccccttgttcttTGTGTTATAATGACACCCaaccaaaaattatttttgttgctactttataactgtaattttgctactattaagaatcacaatgtaaatatctgaatttTCTTATGGTTTAAGGCGACCTCTGTAAAGGGGTCATTCTATATCTCctaaaggggtcacaacccactaGGTGAGAACTGCTCTAAGCCATGTGTCAAGTTCATCCGGCAAGGTGCTACTTCCCAAGGTTTACACAACCTCCCGGAAAAGTGCCATGATTTAGGATCCAAGCTTTCAACACATGGGGCTTTGTTTTGGGGCACATTTCATATTCAAGCCATAGCACTGAACTAAGAGGTATACTAAATCATAATCAATATACTTCATGTGCTTTCTGTGCTTGGTTTCAGGGCCGGTCCCCTAAACCGTGACACTGCATATCCACATGCATCCTAGGGTGGGTACTTCTTTTGTCTATTTAGAAACTTGGAATTATTGATTTAAAGGCCCTAGGAAATTTAATTTACCAAGTAGGGCTTATTCACTAGGCTATTTCCTCTATGTCCTTAGGGTTATGAAGATAATTGCCATGCAAGTAGCCCTCAGAGACCCAGCTAAGCCTTGCCCTTCCTCAGAACTACAAGTATTTGCAAGCatgaaaggtttctttttaacAAAGGACATCATGACCCTGTGCTAAATCTGTATCAGTTTCTTTCTCCAACTCTGAGTTTTGAAGGCTCAATTTAGCATCCAAAAAAATTGAGGCATGTTCTTCCCCCTCTGTACCTCATTATCAACGACAAAGAGTTGAAGAACAAATGTTGGCTGGCAATTTCACCATGATGCATGATGGAGCAGAACACAGACTTGCTTTTTGTCATATATGGGGTCTCCAAGTTATGGcagaagcagattttttttcaaggGAGATACAAACAGGAAAGAATCTTCCCATGTTTAGTGAACCAAGTCTATTCATCCCTGACATCTGGGCTGCTGCAGGTAACTCGCACGTGTCCAGCAATGTGCATGACAAAAGACGATGTCTTCTCTCACTAATTAACATGTAATTACCCCAGTGTAATTGGCTTATGCTCCCTTATCATATCAAATATACCTCAAGAAGAACAATCTTTTGATGCATCCAGAAAGCAACAAGAGGGAATGATCTTAAAAGATCCAGCAGGAACACTTTTTGCGCTTTATGTTTCCTAAGAAGGATGTTTGTGCTCTTAAGGCAAATCTGATCCTATTGCTAGCTTTCTATTCTGTTGTTTATAGCCTTCAGGAAAGCATAAAGAACCCCAGAGCCTTCCTCTCTGGAGATCAAGAGTCAGAAACTGATGGTCTGTGCCTGAACTATATCCAGCCAACAAGTATTGATATTTGGTATGTACAGCGTGCAACTGCTTAAAATCATTTGAACTACTTGCTAAAAATTAAAAGCCAGGAGCTTTTCACATTATTCAGAAACCCAAATTTTGGCTCTTTCAACGAGAAGTCTAACTTTTGACATCGGTGGTCTGGTTTTCCACATGGCAACTGGAGTTGGGTAGCCTTTGTGGCTTGTAGAATTCCTTTGTGGGAGTCAGGGAAAGGCATGCCTCCCGGCATACAAGTTGTAAGCTTGCCTCATCAGGAAGCCCACGTGTAATGGCTTTGCCACAACTGGCACTACCTGCTTAAGCTGTTTCACTTCTGTGCGAGCCCTTTAGATACTTAACTTTGCGACCGCTGCCCAAGCCTTTGGAGGgagctgctgcctgcctgcagcACCCTCCTTGATGAATGAGTGTGGCCTAGAGGcagttctttgatttttttttttccatagagaTGGAGGTTCAAGCATTTGTCTGGCctagccctgttttttttttttagaagaaagctTCACCGTAGTGTAGAAATTATATTCACCAGAAGGGCTGCATACTGTCATGGCCTATCTACCTTCCAAACTCTCTTTCCTATCCTgtgttaattttgattttttctttttgtcacccTATGGGAGGGATCTGAGCAGATCATACAACTTctcaggaaggacagaggaatGAGATTCCCACCACCGAAGTTTGAGGTGGACCTCATGAGCCATCTTTGACTGAGCGACTTGCAGGATCCATATGTCAACAACTCACTTTTACTAAACCCGGCCCCAAGGTGAGTCCAGCATCTCCTGATAAGGACACTAAGGACCCAAGGAGCTCCTCTGTGGCCTTCACAGACCTGAGAATAGTTTCCTCTATGGTTTTCAAAAATCCACTGCGTCTGCATATTTCTTAAAGCACTGGAATGACAACCCCGAGGGTAATTCCTGGAGTGCAGCTGTCTTTGATGCTGTAGGAGTGATACAGTGAAGTGGATGACAGGCCAGGTTAGAACTTATAAAGCATGccattgttgaggtttggtctgttgtgtGTATGGTAATTCTGGCCACCTCTGGGAATAAGGAGATCCTCACAGATACCAAAGGATGCCATGAAACTTCTTCCTTAGTTtgaaactattggttgaataaagatgcctattGCTAGTAGCTGGGCAGAAAAGAGTTGGGCGGGGCTTCGGTTTCCAGGTTTGGAGTCTGAGGCAGTGAACacaaggacagagaagaaagtgaagagaggGAGATGCCATGGGATAGATAGATCCTGAGAACATGGCTAAGAAGGCAAGTCCCAGGTGGAACATAGCAAGTCGTATCTCAGTGTTATTGGCAGGGAAGTAGAGAAAATAGCTTAAAGTGTTGATATCTGTCCAGCTCTAATGATGTCTAAGGCTTATAATAAACATAAAAGTTTGCGTCTTTTATCTATGGGAACTACATGATCTAAGGCAGCATAGAAGCCTCCAATTAATATTAAAGATTTACCACAACAATTCATAGCAAGCACAATCAGATCATAGCTAGGAGTCCATTTTGGCAGAATGGATTTCAGATTGTGACTGAACACTGGCACAATCTAGTGGTTAGTGGTTTTGTTAAGTTGGGCGAGTCACATGACTGTAGCCTTCAAACAAAAAGCAGTTAGTCCTTATTCTAAaattattctattctattgattcTTCTACATCGATGGGTTCAGCCATGGgttaaaaataaccacaaaaagaaaacaagtattaAAAGGtaagacttttttctttgtcttctataTGCTAAACAGTTTAGTATAACGATTCTTGGGTGAAATCTGTTTATTGttagggcttgagagatggctcagcagttaagggtgcttactgttcttacagaaggCCCAGGTTCAGTTACCCATAATAGGCTACTTGCAAACactgtaacttcaattccaggggatccactgccctctgcttccccaggtgCCTGCAAGATGGAGAGTTTGGGAATGTTCTCCACACATCTGAGAGACCCAGTCTCTATGCATTTAAATGAGAACacaataaatgtttgaaaatctGTGGAGTCAGTCCTCTTTACCTTACCAGCTGGAGTAAATTAATCACAAACATCTCAAGCCCTTACTCCATTAAAATGGAAGTAAGTGCTTTCCCAGTAGGAATCTGAATAAGTGAGATCGTGCTTGTTCTAGGTACATAGAATTGCTAGACATTTGGGTGCTCAGCCCAAAGTCAAGGAAAGCTATAAAAAAatattggttctttcctttcattgttgTGTACTGCACAAAGCACTTTACGAATTTCAGCAAATGAAAGATAGTAAAGGTTGCTTTGCTGTATGCATATTTAACAAATTGATTTTTACAGTGGaaagtatatacatgtatgaacgAACATCAAGCCATTTGCTGAAAGTATGACTTCTTAATTGGGGCAGCTTGTGCtcagagttaaaaataattttagagtttCAAATACTGTGAGATAATGCAATGGTTAAAATCAAGACTAAAGTCTCTGTAATAGCGTGAGTGTTCTGTCTGTTCCGTTTAGGAATGAGTTGCTGGCTATAGAATTCTTTATCTGGACACCTGGATCAAGCAGCACACAAAGGTCACAATGCCAATTTCATCGACTGGGTTTTGCAGTGCTGGAGTCTTGGGTTTTAGGGAAGGACTTGTGGTTGCTATGGAACTGTTAATAATGATTGCTGCCCGTACCTCCATTCTTCATACTCCCAATCTCCAATATAAAATCACTTAGATTTGGGCTGTAGGGCAGTAAACAAACTTTCGAGCAGGAATTAACTGGGCTCAGCCATTAGTGTCTTAATGTAGGAAACGACTTTCATTATAACCTTTACTTAACACTGGTATCTTAGCTATAAAGGACCCTCTATTTTCTTATAGTGGATGGAATCCTATGAAACCCAAACCTCACAGGGATGGGTACTGCAAGAGACTTTCAGCAGAAAATTAGTACTGAAAAAATTTGGATCTATGCAGAATTAATTTTTATCACCAGTTTATTTTTACCTTCATGTATAAAAGGAACTGGATTAATTAATCAAAAACTGGATTCTTAACTCTGAGAAGGTGTTCCTGTTGAACtatttgtaaatttaaaagaaataaaactggtaGAAAAGTACCATTTTTGCTAGTTTGTGTGCACGAGAGAGATTTGTGATCCGAGCTTCTAACTCCCGAATCATGCTTCTAAGATACAGATCTCAATCCTTATTAATGTGTAACTGATACTTAGGGAACAGTAATCAAGTTCTTTAGCTCCAGGCACATAAAGTTAGGGATGGTTTATTGGATGGGTGGGAAGAGGACATTTCTACTTTGGGGCTTCACAGCCTCACCCGTATGCAAATAATTCAACAATAATACAGGACAAATAGTTTCTATCTCAACAACTGCTACTTGCTCCAATCCCTACGGCATGTGTTTCCCAACCATTATCTGGCCTAATTCTCTCTTTTATTGCTTGTGATTTTAAAGCTTCATTTGTGGAACATAGAAGAAATGTGATTGGTCAGTAAAACTTAAGATGTTTGCATGCAGTTTCCACTGACAAGTATCTAGTGTATAGGAATAAatgagaaagcattttttttgcAATCGGAGGTAGAAATGTTTCATGGACCGATGAGTCCCCACCCCCTCAGCACAGTGACGGTCACTCCATAGAAGGTGCAGCAAGGCTGCTTCGGGTGCTGTGTGATGGCGGCCACGTGATCTATGGCACCACAGAGGACAAGAGTGTTTCTGAGGGGTTGGACTGAGTATAATAAAAGGCTCACTAGATTGAGGCTTGCCGGACTATTGAAAGCATTATAAGGCCTGCTCAGTTCTATTGAATGCAGATGGAACTGTCAAATTAATCAAGCTGCGGCAATAAATTCAGATGCTGTAGAGGTGGCAAGGCAGTGTCAAGAAAGTTAAACTTGAAGAATGAGTGTTGGGTTTCTCAatgagatggggggggggggggagaaaatgGAGTTAACAGGGGAAATCAAGACTGACCCAATCAGCAGGACTGTTACACTCAGAGGAACgttttaaaatcaatttcttcTGCCTGTAAGAGTGTTTGGCCAAACAAACCGACATtgttatatactttttatttttggtttatttaatcttctttcaCACAGGCATTGTTAGTTCAACAATTCAGTGTTTGGGGTTACATTAATTGCAAACTAGGAACAGAGCTGAACAAGGTACACCACCAACACCCGCTATGCATCTCACCCCTTTCTGAGGGTCAGGGTGCAGCCCAGGACTGCTGCCCGGTCATCTCTGTGTGTAGGATCACATGTGCTATTGCACAGTAAGAGCAGAGTTCGAGCCCTGGGTCTCCCATCTTCAGACTGCAATATGACAAAGCATTGCCATTTTGTAATGAAAAATAGCTAAAACAACGGTTTAGTATGTTAGACAGAACAAAcgttcacatgaaataaaatactagCATGCTTTTATAAGCTAAAACATTAATAATCCTGTGGAgttaatgtataaataaaatgttacctGGAATGAAATTACCattatgtgttaaaaaaaaaaaaagaaacccagcatTTTACTGTTCTTAAACATGCGAGTTTGAATACCTCATAAACCTATATAGTTCTTGGAATGGAAAGGTCACTTCAaagtggaaaatattaaaaattcatttgatTGACGTTCCCATAAAACAGTCCATGCTGCTTATTTGAGACTTACATTTGTTCCAATGTTAAAGAGACAATATCCTTTTGTCACAGAAAGATGTGTACTGCCATTTATTTAGCGAAAAGAATCACAGTTTTTAAACCAGAATATCTATCTAGTTATGTTATCTAATACTAGACTATGAAAATAATTGAGAAGATAAAATATTCCTACAAGATAAATGAACTTCTTTAGATGGTTAAAGAGCAAAACAGGTTTAAAACATTagtatttcacttttttttttttttggttctttttttttcggagctggggactgaacccagggccttatgcttcctaggcaagcgctctaccactgagctaaatccccaaccccagtatttcACTTTTTAAGCAcatcttttttcctctttgtcgTCACTCTTTTTGCCATTCTTCGTCCTCCATTTCTCTCACTTTCCAATCTTTCCATCTTAGTTTTCTACCTCAGCAGTCCCGGTGCTATTAGCTCCCTGTCAGCACAGTCTTTCAGCCCCCTCCAATAAACAATGGTTTCTGTAAGAGAATAACCAACTGACCCTTCTGCTCTatcttttgtaaatgttttcttcttaaaatagtTATATTCTCAGCCTACAGACTTATGTATGTTCCATACCACATACTTGAAGAATAATCATTCACAGAATACAGTAAGAATTCACTACATTACTGCCACACTATTCAGCAAGCTGATAGAacgagcaaaaaaaaaaaaaaaatcactttttataACTACTACCTTAAATAGCCTCTAGTTTTTCTGACTAAGCCAAAGAGATagtcgattttttttttaaactgctccatttctttcttcttgaaatcTTGGAGAAATTCTACAGAAATAGAACCTACGAGCAAATTAGAAATGGAATCCCTGGCAGTTTGCTTCTGTGATCCCCTGTATGTCCGAGGCTACTGTATGGTTAGTGATTAAGGCCTGGACAGTCACCATCGGGAGCAGGTGGAGATGAAGAGGTACAGAGGTGGCTTCCACGATGTGGATGCACCTGAGCGAGCTGCTGAGTGCAGCTTGCCCAGTCTTCTGGCTGTGCACTCAGGCAGTCTGATCCACATGCAGCACAGCCGCCTGGACCTGTTTCTCACTGGATTCCTCCATCTCCTTGGAGTTGAGCATGTAGCCACTCTCATAGCGCACCTGCTGGGCCTGCTGCAGGGCCACCgactcctcttcttcatcttcttcaatgGTCAGATCGGCGTTGCTGCCCACGCCTGAGTTGTTCCCTCTCAATGCTGACTTCTCAGCATCTTCTGCGCTGCCCTCCAACAGGCCGCTGGGGAGGGATGCTTCAGAAAGACCTTCTGTGAACGAGCCCTCCTCACGGTCGTCCTGCAGCTGCTCTTCCAATTTGGTCTCATTTTCTGCAGAGCTTTCTCCCTCTCGGACTTTCTTCCGACcaaaagagaggggagaaacCTTGAAGGGGGAGCTTTTCCCAGATGATGCTTTCTGGTGGTTGGGCGTGAGCGATTTCTtaatcttttctctcctctcaacAGATACGATCTTTGTTCCCAGCTTGTTCATCTTTTTCTCGATGTTCTGGCGAGAAAATGCTTTCTTGAGGCTATCCACTTTCTTGAGGCTggatctttttatcttttctgccctgctttcctccatcttctcttctgcaCTATCTTCCAGGGCTTCCTCATCACGGGGCAATTCGTCATCGGAGGAGAGGTCCACATTGTGCAGAGTTTCCTCCAAGGACTTGTTCTCATCAGCAAGCTCCTTgccttctgcagtgctgggaactggcTCCTTCACAAACACACTGGCAGGGATCTCACTTTCTTCCTGTAAAGAAGGGCAGTGTGAGTTTATGATAAGCAGGTTGAACAAATAGCCCTAAACTGCTGTAACTTGGGTTTGTGTTCTAGGCAATGCTCAGGCCAGAAGCAAAGTGTGGCTTTCCAGAAGAGGAAGCAGTCGTTCTAATTTGGGTCCAGTCATTCACCTTGGGCTGGATAAGGCCAAGACCCAGCAGTGGGAATACCATGAAGCTTAACTGGCAAGGGACTATCAGTGACAGGCAGAGGGAAGTGGCCCGACTCATTCGTGTAGACCAGGAAGCTGCTCAGATAAAGGAAATAGAGTAAGTTATAATGCTGTGAACCCACAggcctctcctgccttccttcaatTCAAGGGAGGGGGGCTGAGGGTAGGGAGAGACGTTGGCTCAGCTTCTGTCAAAAATCCCACTACAAAGGCACACAAAAGTCTAGCTGGAAAATATATAAGGAGGCAAAGGAGAGAACTGGGGAGTCCTTAAGTTCAGAACAGGACAGAAACCTTGATTAGGTCCCCTCCTTTCccactcacacaccacataccaacacacacacacacatgcacacacacacataccccaacacgcacacacacacacacacacacacacatgcacatgcacatacacacatataccccaacacgcacacacatacatacacacacacatataccccaacacacacacatgcacacacacacataccccaacacccacacacatacacacatacacacacacatacaccctaacacacacacacgtacacacacacacacacacagtgaggatTAGCCTTTTTTAGGCCTGCTCATGAAGCCTTGTGGTCCAGGATGTGCTCTGTGGCAATCAGTAAGAGATGGAGATGAGGTACGATGTGTGGCCGGGTATAGCACCAAGCTTCTAGTAAGAAGTGTCTTCCTTGGGCAATAAAGCTTTGGCCTCACAGACAGCTAAGGGGAGAAGAGAATCTATTCCCTTCGGGCTCCCCAGCTTCTCGCATAGGCAAATGTAGCCTTCTATAGAGTTTTGGGGGAATGGTAGAGCCAGAAAATTTGTCTCTAAAGTCTAAAGCTGCTTGCTGAGGGATTTGAATACAGACAGATTGAGGCCACATTGTGTAAGAGCACCTTTGAGTTTTAAGTGTTTCCTTTTTCTCACTGTTACACGGGAATCCATTATCATGGTACTTACACATTTTCATCAAAAATAATAGCACATGATGGAGAATTGTGGCAGGAAGCCTGGAGTCTTTGCTGGACTGCTAAATGGCTGTGTGTCTTCAACAAATAGCTTGATCTCCTTGGGTTCCTATTCCTTCCAAATATGAACCA
Coding sequences within it:
- the Cavin2 gene encoding caveolae-associated protein 2, which translates into the protein MGEDAAQAEKFQHPNTDMLQEKPSNPSPMPSSTPSPSLNLGSTEEAIRDNSQVNAVTVHTLLDKLVNMLDAVRENQHNMEQRQINLEGSVKGIQNDLTKLSKYQASTSNTVSKLLEKSRKVSAHTRAVRERLEKQCVQVKKLENNHAQLLRRNHFKVLIFQEESEIPASVFVKEPVPSTAEGKELADENKSLEETLHNVDLSSDDELPRDEEALEDSAEEKMEESRAEKIKRSSLKKVDSLKKAFSRQNIEKKMNKLGTKIVSVERREKIKKSLTPNHQKASSGKSSPFKVSPLSFGRKKVREGESSAENETKLEEQLQDDREEGSFTEGLSEASLPSGLLEGSAEDAEKSALRGNNSGVGSNADLTIEEDEEEESVALQQAQQVRYESGYMLNSKEMEESSEKQVQAAVLHVDQTA